Proteins encoded by one window of Chondrinema litorale:
- a CDS encoding AAA family ATPase, with protein MQSQLHIYDDGEVVNMPDFYESNLLNDPSLYKAGKELKDAVNIAMLLGKPLLVTGEPGTGKTQLAHSVAYKFGMDSPLIFNTRSTSTATDLFYVYDAIKHLQYAQNQHNEVLNDDEIERKFIHYQALGKAIQSGKRQVVLIDEVDKAPRDLSNDILNVLEDMEFTVPEVHKLYKTEKAKRPVIIFTSNSEKNLPDAFLRRCIYIHLKFPSEDNLLEIVSSKIENHFYSKQELQDYVIPHFMVIRDTLKKKKPSTSEFLHWVTVLENIRFSARNLTVFKNLSNDEKQKLYMTYCVLAKNEEDVNIIREFIEI; from the coding sequence ATGCAGAGTCAACTCCATATTTATGATGATGGTGAAGTGGTAAACATGCCAGATTTCTATGAAAGCAATTTATTGAATGACCCATCTCTATATAAAGCAGGAAAAGAACTTAAAGATGCAGTAAATATAGCAATGCTATTAGGAAAACCTCTACTAGTTACTGGGGAACCAGGTACTGGAAAAACTCAACTTGCACATAGTGTTGCTTACAAGTTTGGGATGGACTCACCTCTAATTTTTAATACTAGATCAACTTCTACAGCCACTGATCTTTTTTATGTATATGATGCGATAAAGCATTTACAATATGCTCAAAATCAACATAATGAAGTATTGAATGATGATGAAATTGAGCGAAAATTTATTCATTATCAGGCCTTAGGAAAGGCAATTCAATCTGGTAAAAGGCAAGTTGTTTTAATAGATGAGGTAGATAAAGCTCCTAGAGATTTATCTAATGATATTTTGAATGTGCTTGAAGATATGGAATTTACTGTACCGGAAGTTCATAAGCTATATAAAACTGAAAAGGCTAAAAGACCTGTAATTATTTTCACAAGTAATTCAGAAAAGAATTTGCCTGATGCATTTTTACGGAGATGCATTTATATTCATTTGAAATTTCCATCTGAAGACAATCTTTTAGAAATAGTTAGCAGTAAAATAGAAAATCACTTTTACAGTAAGCAGGAATTGCAAGATTATGTGATACCTCATTTTATGGTAATTAGAGATACACTCAAAAAGAAAAAGCCAAGTACATCGGAATTTCTACATTGGGTAACAGTTCTTGAAAATATTCGATTTAGCGCAAGAAATTTGACTGTTTTCAAAAACCTATCAAACGATGAAAAGCAAAAGCTTTATATGACTTATTGTGTACTTGCAAAGAATGAAGAAGATGTAAATATTATTAGGGAGTTTATAGAAATTTAA